The Mucilaginibacter mallensis genome has a segment encoding these proteins:
- a CDS encoding efflux RND transporter permease subunit yields the protein MTPIKDYFISHKKPIALVLFFIIVTGMFAYSKLQTSLFPDITFPKIKIIADEGLQPVNKMMVTVTKPLENAIKKVPSLITVRSTTSRGSCEISAFMDWNADIDMSQTKIQAAIDQVKNDLPADVNITVEKMNPSILPVSGYTLESHSRSPIELKQLATYTVKPFLSQVDGVSEIRVIGGKSKEYWLILKPQKMSSLGITPDVISNALNQTNFVKSGGYLSDYKRMYLTITDATLATKDELANMIISNDRKRVIQLKDVADVQISEGIEYTKINANGHDGVLIAVIKQPDANLVSVSADMDQKVKDLQKILPADVTIKPYYVQADFVNDAVKSVSDSLWVGLLLAIVVAIIFLRSVKASATILITIPVTLCLTLIVLYCIGYTFNIMTLGALAASIGLIIDDAIVVVEQIHRMHEEYPDELTRNLLKKAIDYLFPAMIGSSISTIVIFIPFLLMTGVAGAYFTVLTNTMIITLVCSFFVTWIGLPVIYLLLTRKPNFNGKLQEKKQKAEHVKKQKWVSWFILRPWLSIIIIVALIAAVVLVLPMLKTGFLPDMDEGSIVMDYTSPPGTSLEETDRILREVEKIIIKEPDVEAYSRRTGTQMGFFITEPNTGDYLIQLKREHKQTTEEVISDLRAKIASTQPELVIDFGQVITDMLGDLMSSAQPIEIKVFGDDQQKLQQLSKQIADAVSSVKGTADVFDGIVIAGPSVSINPIYDKLAQYNITPVELQSQTQTALEGNIVGNIIEKEQLSPIRMVYPGNRTLSIDQVKNMNIFLTKGQMIPINQVANVSLNPGDAEVNRENLQSMGIISARMENTDLGTVMTAIKKNIAQKVNLPQGYHVEYGGEYAQQQQSFKELLYILVAACLLVFGVILFLFKQFRIAFLILFIAVLGTAGSLLALLITNTPLNVGSYTGLIMIVGIIGENAIFTFMQFKLSALESNVNDAIIFSISTRLRPKLMTALGAIIALMPLALGIGAGAQLHQPLAIAVIGGFLVALPLLLIVLPSMLRILYRKGDVNPHYEIFDLNQHKK from the coding sequence ATGACCCCTATCAAAGATTATTTCATATCACATAAAAAGCCGATAGCACTCGTACTGTTCTTTATTATTGTGACGGGCATGTTTGCTTACTCCAAACTGCAAACATCCTTATTCCCGGATATTACATTCCCAAAAATCAAGATAATAGCCGATGAGGGCCTGCAGCCGGTAAATAAAATGATGGTCACGGTAACCAAACCATTGGAAAATGCCATAAAAAAAGTACCCTCATTAATAACAGTTCGTAGCACAACTAGTCGCGGTAGCTGTGAGATATCAGCATTTATGGATTGGAATGCCGATATTGATATGAGCCAGACCAAAATCCAGGCTGCTATTGACCAGGTAAAAAACGACCTTCCGGCTGATGTAAATATCACGGTTGAAAAGATGAACCCATCTATTTTGCCAGTGAGCGGCTACACTCTGGAGAGCCATAGTCGCAGCCCTATAGAGCTAAAGCAACTGGCAACTTACACCGTTAAGCCCTTTTTATCGCAGGTTGATGGTGTATCAGAAATAAGGGTTATAGGTGGTAAGTCAAAAGAGTACTGGCTTATACTTAAGCCACAAAAAATGAGCTCGCTAGGCATAACGCCCGATGTGATCAGTAATGCGTTAAACCAAACCAATTTTGTAAAATCAGGTGGCTATTTATCTGATTATAAGCGGATGTACCTTACTATAACGGATGCCACGCTTGCCACAAAGGATGAATTGGCAAATATGATCATCAGTAATGACCGTAAACGGGTTATCCAGCTAAAAGATGTTGCTGACGTACAGATAAGCGAAGGCATTGAATACACCAAAATAAATGCCAACGGACACGATGGCGTGTTAATAGCTGTTATAAAACAACCCGATGCCAACCTGGTATCTGTATCAGCCGATATGGACCAAAAGGTAAAGGATCTGCAAAAAATACTCCCTGCCGATGTTACCATAAAACCATACTATGTACAGGCCGATTTTGTTAATGATGCCGTAAAAAGCGTGAGCGACAGCTTATGGGTAGGCCTGCTATTAGCCATAGTGGTGGCTATCATCTTCCTGCGGTCGGTAAAAGCAAGTGCAACCATATTAATAACTATACCTGTTACCTTATGCCTTACACTTATTGTACTGTATTGCATTGGTTATACATTTAATATCATGACCCTCGGTGCTTTAGCCGCGTCAATAGGTTTAATTATTGATGATGCTATTGTAGTGGTGGAGCAAATACACCGTATGCATGAGGAATACCCCGATGAACTTACCCGCAACCTGCTGAAAAAAGCTATTGATTACCTGTTCCCGGCAATGATAGGCTCATCAATAAGCACAATAGTAATTTTTATTCCTTTTCTGCTGATGACAGGTGTTGCCGGTGCTTATTTCACTGTGCTTACCAATACCATGATAATTACCCTGGTATGCTCATTTTTTGTTACATGGATAGGATTACCGGTAATTTACCTGTTGCTAACCCGCAAGCCAAACTTCAATGGTAAACTCCAGGAAAAGAAGCAAAAAGCAGAACATGTTAAAAAACAGAAATGGGTATCATGGTTTATACTGCGCCCATGGCTTAGTATTATCATTATTGTAGCGCTTATTGCCGCGGTTGTATTAGTACTGCCAATGCTAAAAACCGGTTTTTTACCTGATATGGATGAAGGCAGTATAGTAATGGACTATACCTCCCCTCCCGGAACATCCTTAGAGGAAACCGACCGTATTTTACGCGAGGTTGAAAAGATAATTATTAAGGAGCCGGATGTTGAAGCTTATTCGCGCCGTACCGGCACCCAGATGGGCTTTTTTATAACTGAACCCAATACCGGCGATTATCTTATCCAGCTAAAAAGAGAGCATAAACAAACAACAGAGGAAGTAATAAGCGATCTGCGGGCAAAAATAGCATCAACCCAGCCTGAGTTAGTTATAGACTTTGGGCAAGTGATAACTGATATGCTCGGCGATCTGATGTCATCAGCACAGCCTATAGAAATAAAGGTTTTTGGTGATGATCAGCAAAAACTGCAGCAACTGTCAAAGCAAATAGCTGATGCTGTTAGCAGTGTAAAAGGTACTGCCGATGTTTTCGATGGTATTGTTATAGCAGGGCCATCCGTTTCTATCAACCCTATTTATGATAAGCTGGCACAGTATAATATTACCCCGGTTGAGCTACAATCACAAACACAAACCGCGCTGGAAGGCAATATAGTAGGCAACATCATTGAAAAAGAACAGTTATCCCCCATCCGCATGGTTTATCCGGGTAACCGTACTTTGAGTATCGACCAGGTTAAAAACATGAACATATTTTTAACCAAGGGCCAGATGATACCCATAAACCAGGTAGCCAACGTTAGCCTTAATCCCGGCGATGCAGAAGTAAACCGCGAAAACCTGCAATCAATGGGCATAATAAGTGCCCGTATGGAAAATACAGATCTGGGTACAGTAATGACTGCGATTAAAAAGAATATCGCCCAAAAAGTAAACTTGCCCCAGGGTTATCACGTAGAGTATGGCGGCGAATATGCGCAGCAACAACAATCGTTTAAAGAGTTGCTATATATACTGGTAGCTGCATGTTTGCTGGTATTTGGTGTTATATTGTTCCTTTTTAAACAATTCAGGATTGCTTTTCTAATTTTATTTATAGCAGTTTTGGGTACAGCGGGTAGCCTTTTAGCCTTACTTATTACTAATACACCACTAAACGTAGGCAGCTATACCGGCCTCATCATGATAGTAGGTATTATTGGCGAAAATGCCATATTTACCTTTATGCAGTTTAAATTAAGCGCACTGGAAAGCAATGTTAATGATGCCATTATATTCTCAATTTCTACCCGTTTAAGGCCTAAATTAATGACTGCCCTAGGCGCTATAATTGCATTAATGCCATTAGCGTTAGGGATTGGTGCCGGTGCGCAGCTTCACCAACCATTGGCTATAGCTGTTATTGGTGGCTTTTTAGTGGCACTCCCACTATTATTAATAGTGTTACCAAGCATGCTGCGCATATTATACCGGAAAGGCGATGTTAACCCGCATTATGAAATATTTGATCTGAATCAGCATAAAAAGTAA
- a CDS encoding sterol desaturase family protein, which produces MIVALKHFFFQHEDAAQVLIYAGLITSLWLAEFIFSFEGLTKKWKHTSTNILFIFSALPIQLLLTVFIVMISNWAVLHHWGLINFVPFRHNRWVYYIVMFCMMDLCEYIYHVTMHKFDTLWKFHLVHHSDLRVDVSTTVREHPGETCIRTCFLMLWVFICGPAISVLLLRQLFQTFANVIAHTEFRLSHRVNKVVGLIFITPNLHHVHHHYQLPYTDCNYGDVLSIWDRLFGTYCELDKEETVFGIDTHMDEDTNARYLNIIKVPFQKLERKKE; this is translated from the coding sequence ATGATCGTTGCTCTTAAACATTTCTTTTTTCAGCATGAAGACGCCGCCCAGGTACTGATCTATGCTGGTTTAATAACCTCGCTTTGGCTTGCTGAATTTATTTTTTCTTTTGAAGGACTAACAAAAAAGTGGAAACATACTTCAACTAATATACTATTCATCTTCTCGGCACTGCCCATACAGCTTTTGTTAACTGTTTTTATAGTAATGATCTCTAATTGGGCAGTATTACATCATTGGGGGCTCATTAATTTTGTTCCCTTTCGTCACAACAGGTGGGTGTATTATATAGTTATGTTTTGCATGATGGATTTGTGCGAGTACATTTATCATGTTACCATGCATAAATTTGATACGCTGTGGAAATTCCACCTGGTGCATCACAGCGATCTTAGAGTTGACGTATCAACCACCGTGCGCGAACATCCCGGTGAAACCTGCATACGCACTTGCTTTTTAATGTTATGGGTATTTATTTGCGGCCCGGCTATTAGTGTTTTATTGTTGAGGCAGCTTTTCCAAACCTTTGCAAATGTTATAGCCCATACCGAGTTCAGGTTGTCTCACCGCGTTAATAAAGTTGTTGGTTTAATATTTATTACCCCTAACCTGCACCATGTACACCATCATTATCAATTGCCTTATACCGATTGTAATTATGGCGACGTACTGAGCATATGGGACAGGCTATTCGGCACTTATTGCGAGCTCGACAAGGAGGAAACCGTATTCGGGATCGACACCCATATGGATGAAGATACAAATGCCCGTTATCTTAATATCATAAAAGTCCCTTTTCAAAAACTGGAACGTAAAAAAGAATAA
- a CDS encoding TonB-dependent receptor: MLHIKKMMLLAVALLLTVQATFAQKIFKGRIIDEHTFQPVEYASIRSNISGKTAATDRSGDFQLSLPTDTATLQISYIGYNAKIIKVTSTNKRITIPLSRGTIDLEEVQISPDLNNASFHTLSALDLNLRPVNSSQDLMRLVPGLFIAQHMGGGKAEQIFVRGFDADHGTDLNVSVDGMPVNMVSHIHGQGYADLHFLIPETVDDFDYGKGPYYTDKGDFATAGYLNFTTKDALDKSMVSLEAGRFNTFRGMAMLNLLDSAAKRKGENWYIAGEYNYTDGPFTFAEHYKRFNAFSKYTKQLNTNNKLSLSASAFTTTWRASGEIPERAVAANTTAIDGNGNPIKIPEYVNPIGRFGTIDSAQGGKTSRFNFIAKLNTDLGNNLSMENEAYYTHYNFLLHVNSSFFAEDSLGGEQQQNQSRDMFGYNGKLSKHSYLGNSILTSTIGLGTRFDRTYGTERSSVTEDYQLIDYIEQGNIKQNNSSVYLDETLQSGKWLFNAGARLDYFNFNYQDSTQTKTVVSPKLNIQYTANDQVQFYLKTGKGFHSNSAIVAIGNNNSGTVPAAYGTDLGVNWKPMPHLYINVAAWYLYLQQEFVYDDDGDIVASGKTKRYGLDFSARYQLTDWLFADLNVNLAHPRLADSAKNTGYLALAPTFTSTGGLDFKLPNGINGGLSYRYMHSRPGNNTNTLVADGYYVTDLKINYTKKRYEVGLTIENLFNTKWNEFEAEEISQLRGESAPVDQMSFTPGTPFAARLRVALFF; this comes from the coding sequence ATGCTACACATCAAAAAAATGATGCTGCTGGCCGTTGCTTTATTGCTGACGGTACAGGCAACATTTGCACAAAAAATATTTAAAGGCCGGATAATTGACGAACACACCTTTCAACCGGTTGAATATGCCAGCATTCGCTCCAATATATCCGGCAAAACTGCTGCTACTGATCGTTCAGGTGATTTTCAATTATCATTACCCACAGATACTGCAACCCTGCAAATATCTTACATCGGTTATAATGCTAAAATCATCAAAGTAACAAGTACCAATAAACGTATCACCATACCACTTAGCCGTGGGACTATCGATTTAGAAGAAGTTCAGATCTCGCCTGATTTGAATAATGCATCATTCCACACTTTAAGTGCCCTGGATTTAAATCTGCGCCCCGTTAATTCCTCACAAGACCTGATGCGGCTGGTGCCCGGTTTATTTATAGCCCAGCATATGGGAGGCGGCAAGGCCGAGCAGATCTTTGTGCGTGGCTTTGATGCTGATCATGGTACTGATTTGAATGTTTCAGTTGATGGCATGCCGGTAAATATGGTTTCGCACATCCACGGGCAGGGTTACGCCGATCTGCATTTCCTGATACCGGAAACAGTTGATGATTTTGACTATGGAAAAGGGCCCTATTATACGGACAAAGGCGACTTTGCTACTGCAGGTTACCTGAATTTTACCACCAAGGATGCTTTGGATAAAAGCATGGTAAGTTTGGAAGCAGGCAGATTCAACACCTTTCGTGGGATGGCCATGCTTAACCTGCTGGATTCCGCAGCAAAAAGAAAAGGAGAAAACTGGTACATAGCCGGTGAATACAACTATACCGATGGCCCTTTTACCTTCGCCGAACACTATAAGCGCTTTAATGCCTTTAGTAAATACACCAAACAGCTCAATACCAATAACAAGCTTTCGTTAAGTGCATCAGCCTTTACAACAACATGGAGAGCATCCGGCGAAATACCCGAGCGTGCCGTTGCTGCCAATACAACCGCAATTGATGGTAACGGCAATCCAATCAAGATCCCTGAATATGTTAATCCCATAGGCCGTTTTGGAACGATTGACAGCGCGCAGGGTGGAAAAACCAGCCGTTTTAATTTTATTGCAAAACTAAATACCGACCTGGGTAATAACCTGAGCATGGAAAACGAAGCCTATTACACGCATTACAACTTTTTACTACATGTAAACAGCTCGTTTTTTGCCGAAGACAGCCTGGGCGGCGAACAACAGCAAAACCAAAGCAGGGATATGTTTGGGTACAACGGTAAATTGAGCAAACACAGTTATCTGGGTAACAGCATCCTAACCTCAACCATTGGCCTGGGCACACGTTTTGACCGCACCTATGGAACCGAACGCAGTAGTGTTACAGAAGATTATCAATTGATCGATTACATAGAACAGGGCAACATCAAACAAAATAACAGCAGTGTTTATTTGGATGAAACGCTGCAATCGGGAAAATGGCTCTTCAATGCTGGTGCACGCCTGGATTATTTTAATTTCAATTACCAGGACTCCACCCAAACAAAAACGGTTGTAAGTCCGAAGCTAAATATTCAATACACCGCTAACGATCAGGTACAATTTTATTTAAAAACAGGAAAAGGCTTCCACTCCAATAGTGCTATTGTGGCAATCGGAAATAATAATTCAGGGACAGTACCTGCTGCTTATGGTACCGATCTGGGTGTAAACTGGAAACCTATGCCACATTTATACATAAACGTTGCTGCATGGTACCTGTACTTGCAGCAGGAGTTTGTATATGATGATGACGGCGATATTGTAGCAAGCGGTAAAACAAAACGTTACGGGCTCGATTTTTCGGCTCGCTATCAGTTAACAGACTGGCTGTTTGCCGACCTGAACGTGAACCTTGCACATCCCCGCCTTGCCGACAGCGCCAAAAACACTGGTTACCTGGCACTTGCACCTACATTTACCAGCACTGGCGGACTTGATTTTAAATTACCCAATGGCATAAACGGAGGATTAAGTTATCGTTATATGCATAGTCGCCCGGGCAATAACACCAATACTTTAGTAGCCGATGGTTATTATGTAACAGATTTAAAGATCAACTATACAAAAAAACGGTACGAAGTGGGCTTAACCATTGAAAACCTCTTCAACACCAAATGGAATGAGTTTGAGGCTGAAGAAATAAGTCAGTTAAGAGGAGAATCAGCCCCTGTTGACCAGATGAGCTTTACACCCGGTACACCCTTCGCCGCCAGATTGAGGGTGGCGTTATTCTTTTAG
- a CDS encoding putative Ig domain-containing protein — MKKTLLLLLLTAGFLTASAQNVPLVNGWKFKTGDSTQWAAPAYNDQGWQPISILHSWESQGHEKYDGFGWYRLHVIIPSALKDKAFFKDSIRFEMGYGDDGYDVYLNGKLIGRNNNGDIKTGLYGRCKIVIGANNPAILWDKENVISVRVFDSGGDGGIYGEKDRFKISMVDVMDNAYFNTDGDFIYGDKNSLSKSIKIATGSNYNYKGKLDFKVTDPETNAVIYQKTNDADFSAGRPFTYTFNIAELAQKSYLITYTFTDEKSGGKLARTEGTPYILTPYMSAKAKINGPDVYGARPGNAFLYKIPATGVKPLSYKADNLPAGLTLDPATGIITGSVAQKGDYPVLISVHNRLGTTSRKFTIKIGDVIGLTPALGWNSWNAFGLSVNDAKVRVAAKTIADKLSAHGWAYVNIDDGWEAPQRAATGEIVANEKFPDMKALSDYVHSLGLKFGIYSSPGPRTCGGYLGSYQHEEQDAKTYGDWGIDYLKYDWCSYGEIAPSQPSLDDYKKPYQVMRAALNKVNRDIMFSFCQYGMGDSWNWAGEVGGNSWRTTGDINDSWGSMSGIGFHQQAEAPHARPGHFNDPDMLVVGKVGWGDAQHDTKLTPDEQYTHISLWSLLASPLLIGCDLGHLDRFTLNLLTNDEVIAINQDDLGKEAVQVLKKDGYLVYVKELQDGGKAVGIFNVSDKYQTITINWSELGITGTKVRDVWRQKYLITDNKAFKTSVPSHGVVLVRVSK, encoded by the coding sequence ATGAAGAAAACACTGCTGCTCCTATTGTTGACCGCCGGTTTTTTAACGGCATCCGCGCAAAATGTTCCTTTAGTAAATGGCTGGAAATTTAAAACAGGTGATTCAACCCAATGGGCCGCACCCGCTTATAATGACCAGGGCTGGCAACCTATCAGCATACTGCATAGTTGGGAATCGCAGGGGCATGAAAAGTATGATGGTTTCGGTTGGTACAGGCTGCATGTGATTATACCATCAGCATTAAAAGACAAAGCCTTTTTTAAGGATAGCATACGTTTTGAAATGGGGTATGGCGATGATGGTTATGATGTTTACTTAAATGGAAAACTTATTGGCCGTAATAACAATGGCGATATAAAAACCGGTTTGTATGGTCGATGCAAAATAGTAATTGGAGCAAATAACCCGGCTATTTTGTGGGATAAGGAAAATGTGATCTCTGTTCGCGTTTTTGATAGTGGCGGCGACGGTGGTATTTATGGCGAGAAAGATAGGTTTAAGATCAGCATGGTTGATGTTATGGACAATGCCTATTTTAATACTGACGGTGATTTTATTTATGGCGATAAAAACAGCCTGAGTAAAAGCATAAAAATTGCAACAGGCAGTAACTACAATTACAAGGGGAAATTGGATTTTAAGGTTACCGACCCTGAAACCAATGCCGTGATCTATCAGAAAACAAACGATGCTGATTTTTCGGCAGGGAGGCCGTTTACTTATACTTTTAACATTGCTGAACTGGCGCAGAAATCATACCTGATCACTTATACTTTTACCGATGAAAAATCGGGTGGAAAATTGGCGAGGACCGAGGGTACACCCTATATCCTGACCCCATATATGAGTGCTAAAGCTAAAATTAATGGTCCGGATGTGTATGGCGCACGCCCTGGCAACGCGTTTTTGTACAAAATACCGGCAACAGGTGTAAAGCCTTTGAGTTATAAGGCTGATAATTTGCCCGCGGGTTTAACTTTAGACCCGGCAACGGGTATTATAACCGGATCGGTAGCTCAAAAAGGTGATTACCCGGTGCTCATCAGCGTACATAACAGGCTGGGCACAACATCCAGGAAATTCACTATTAAAATTGGCGATGTTATTGGTTTAACACCTGCCCTGGGCTGGAACAGCTGGAACGCCTTTGGCCTTAGTGTAAACGATGCCAAGGTACGTGTAGCGGCCAAAACTATTGCTGATAAGCTAAGCGCGCACGGATGGGCTTATGTAAATATTGATGATGGATGGGAGGCCCCACAACGGGCAGCGACAGGCGAGATAGTGGCGAATGAAAAATTCCCGGATATGAAAGCGCTTTCGGATTATGTACATAGCCTGGGCCTAAAGTTTGGGATCTATTCATCGCCGGGGCCAAGAACCTGCGGTGGTTATCTGGGCAGCTATCAGCATGAAGAACAGGATGCCAAAACCTATGGCGATTGGGGAATTGATTATTTGAAATACGACTGGTGCTCATATGGCGAGATAGCGCCAAGCCAGCCAAGCCTTGACGATTATAAAAAACCTTACCAGGTAATGCGCGCGGCGCTGAATAAAGTGAACCGCGATATTATGTTCAGCTTTTGCCAGTATGGTATGGGCGATAGTTGGAACTGGGCCGGAGAAGTTGGCGGTAACAGTTGGCGCACAACCGGTGATATAAACGATAGCTGGGGCAGTATGAGCGGCATTGGTTTCCATCAGCAGGCAGAAGCGCCGCATGCACGCCCCGGTCATTTTAACGACCCGGATATGTTGGTTGTAGGCAAAGTAGGCTGGGGTGATGCGCAGCACGATACCAAACTTACTCCTGACGAACAATACACCCACATCAGCTTATGGAGCTTACTGGCATCGCCACTGCTTATAGGCTGCGATTTGGGGCATTTAGACAGGTTTACGCTTAACCTGCTTACTAATGATGAAGTTATAGCTATAAACCAGGATGACCTTGGCAAAGAGGCTGTACAGGTGCTTAAAAAGGATGGTTACCTGGTATATGTAAAAGAATTGCAGGATGGGGGGAAAGCGGTTGGGATATTTAATGTATCAGATAAATATCAAACCATTACTATAAATTGGAGCGAGCTTGGCATAACTGGTACCAAAGTACGCGATGTATGGCGACAAAAGTATTTGATAACCGATAATAAGGCTTTTAAAACCAGCGTGCCATCGCATGGGGTGGTGCTGGTGAGGGTATCAAAATAA
- a CDS encoding YncE family protein: MKKIFLTLSLLATIGIAPFAVQAQTYVADKTIPLPGDAGWDYLSIDNVNHRLYVSHGTSVNVIDLNTEQPVGVISNLKGIHGIAIDNKANRGFISDGRANAVVAFDLKTLATIATISLTDANGPDAIIYDSYSDRVFSFNGESNNSSVVDPNTLKQVGTVALGGGPEFAVSDGKGKIYNNLEDKSSLNVIDVKALKVIKNHPLDPCGGPTGIALDAANGRVFSVCRQNKGVTVVDVNSGKVISTLPIGAGVDAVAFDPQTKLIFASCGDGTTTIIKQLSADDYTVIQTLKTQSRARTMALDTKTHKIYLSVADVETGTRKALPNSFKVLVFKLQ; the protein is encoded by the coding sequence ATGAAGAAGATATTTTTAACACTTAGCCTCTTGGCTACTATCGGCATTGCCCCATTTGCAGTACAGGCACAAACTTATGTAGCAGATAAAACCATCCCGCTACCAGGTGATGCAGGCTGGGATTATCTTTCAATTGACAATGTAAACCATCGTTTATATGTCTCGCACGGCACTTCGGTAAATGTTATTGATCTGAATACAGAGCAGCCGGTCGGTGTTATCAGCAACCTGAAAGGCATACATGGCATAGCCATTGATAACAAAGCAAACCGCGGCTTCATCAGCGATGGCAGGGCTAACGCAGTAGTAGCTTTTGACCTGAAAACACTGGCCACCATAGCAACCATATCACTTACCGATGCTAATGGCCCCGACGCTATAATTTACGATTCCTATTCTGATCGCGTTTTTAGTTTTAACGGCGAGAGCAATAACTCCTCAGTAGTTGACCCCAATACCCTTAAACAGGTTGGCACTGTAGCCTTGGGTGGCGGCCCTGAATTTGCCGTATCTGACGGTAAGGGCAAGATATATAATAACCTTGAAGATAAAAGCAGCCTGAATGTTATTGATGTTAAAGCTTTAAAAGTTATTAAAAACCATCCTTTAGACCCATGCGGAGGCCCCACAGGCATAGCACTGGATGCTGCGAACGGCCGTGTGTTTAGTGTATGTCGCCAAAATAAAGGCGTAACCGTGGTTGATGTTAACAGTGGTAAAGTAATAAGCACACTGCCAATAGGTGCAGGAGTTGATGCCGTTGCTTTTGATCCGCAAACCAAATTGATATTTGCTTCATGCGGCGATGGTACAACAACCATCATTAAACAATTAAGCGCCGATGATTATACCGTTATTCAAACGCTAAAAACACAAAGCAGGGCACGTACTATGGCTTTGGATACCAAAACACACAAAATATATTTAAGCGTTGCTGATGTTGAAACAGGTACACGCAAGGCTTTACCCAACAGTTTCAAGGTGTTAGTATTTAAATTACAATAA
- a CDS encoding fatty acid desaturase, translating into MINKTDFVYSQVSEPHRTRTKQILKQFPQMRNLIGKNPLTIFAIIGLVGFQVGLAWLVRDQSWWIIFGAAYLLGAFADHALFVMIHECAHQLLFKGRSANRWAGILANMPQIFPSSISFERYHIKHHSFQGVHELDADLPNRWEAKMINNSFFGKALWLLFYPVFQVFRLSRLREIQTFDWWIVANILVQAAFTTVIWIFFGWHAIAFLLLSFSFSVGLHPLGARWIQEHYLTHSVEQETYSYYGNFNVVAFNVGFHNEHHDFPSIPWNRLPEIKKTAPDYYDTLYYHTSWTKLFFRFLFDREISLFNRILRKERGKVALTDVSKPDAEMKI; encoded by the coding sequence ATGATTAATAAAACCGATTTCGTTTATTCACAGGTTTCGGAGCCACATCGTACACGTACAAAGCAAATTTTAAAACAGTTTCCGCAAATGCGTAACCTGATCGGGAAAAACCCGCTTACCATATTTGCTATTATAGGGTTGGTGGGGTTTCAGGTGGGGTTGGCATGGCTGGTAAGGGATCAATCCTGGTGGATAATCTTCGGTGCAGCATATTTATTAGGCGCATTTGCCGATCACGCACTATTTGTAATGATACATGAGTGCGCGCACCAACTGCTTTTCAAAGGCCGTTCGGCTAACCGTTGGGCAGGTATACTGGCCAATATGCCGCAAATTTTCCCAAGCTCTATATCATTTGAGCGTTATCATATCAAACACCACTCTTTTCAGGGTGTGCACGAGTTGGATGCCGATCTTCCTAATCGCTGGGAAGCAAAAATGATTAATAACTCATTTTTTGGTAAGGCTTTATGGCTATTATTTTATCCGGTGTTCCAGGTATTCCGCTTATCGAGATTAAGAGAGATCCAAACTTTCGACTGGTGGATAGTTGCAAATATTTTAGTACAGGCAGCATTTACAACCGTTATATGGATATTCTTCGGCTGGCACGCTATCGCGTTCTTGTTATTAAGCTTTTCTTTTTCAGTTGGATTACACCCATTGGGCGCCCGCTGGATACAGGAACACTACCTTACCCATAGCGTTGAGCAGGAAACTTACAGCTATTACGGTAACTTTAACGTTGTAGCTTTTAACGTAGGTTTTCACAATGAACACCATGATTTTCCATCTATCCCATGGAACAGGTTGCCCGAGATAAAGAAAACCGCACCTGATTATTATGATACCTTGTACTACCATACCTCATGGACCAAATTATTTTTTCGCTTTTTATTTGACCGTGAGATATCATTGTTTAACAGGATTTTAAGAAAGGAAAGAGGCAAAGTTGCCCTTACCGATGTATCAAAGCCTGACGCTGAGATGAAAATATAA